A region of Salirhabdus salicampi DNA encodes the following proteins:
- a CDS encoding HD domain-containing protein: protein MDKQVILQETEQWVKKRLMKDATGHDYWHIKRVYSLTETIAKVEKGDTFICRMAALLHDIPDEKLTDSVHQAKEEVNEILHSFHLSQSLIDSIWSAMDISFKGNHRVPMTLEGKIVQDADRLDAIGAIGIARTFAYGGSKGSPMHDPTLPEEMANVSYRSKGKTTIQHFYEKLLKLKGYMNTRTGEKIAEERHQFMELYLKTFYKEWNGEDIRI from the coding sequence TTGGATAAACAAGTCATATTACAAGAGACGGAACAGTGGGTGAAAAAACGGTTAATGAAGGATGCAACAGGACATGATTACTGGCATATCAAACGTGTTTATTCATTAACCGAGACAATAGCAAAAGTAGAAAAGGGAGATACGTTTATTTGCAGAATGGCCGCATTATTACATGATATTCCGGATGAAAAATTAACTGACTCCGTTCATCAGGCAAAAGAAGAGGTAAATGAAATACTCCACTCCTTCCATTTATCACAATCTCTCATTGACTCAATATGGAGCGCGATGGATATATCGTTCAAAGGCAACCACCGTGTGCCTATGACACTGGAAGGGAAGATAGTTCAAGATGCTGATCGATTAGATGCAATTGGTGCTATCGGTATTGCACGTACCTTTGCATATGGTGGGAGTAAAGGAAGTCCGATGCACGACCCAACTTTACCTGAAGAAATGGCCAATGTTTCCTACAGATCGAAAGGGAAAACGACCATTCAGCACTTTTACGAAAAGTTACTAAAACTGAAAGGATACATGAATACGAGAACAGGTGAAAAAATTGCTGAAGAACGGCATCAATTTATGGAACTTTACTTAAAAACATTTTATAAAGAATGGAACGGGGAAGACATTCGTATATAA
- a CDS encoding C40 family peptidase: MSGIGKHPVIFGTLATSLAFSQPFSVYLEIDIKQQNEKLKNAGTLSYGTHNEAVNILQRKLKKLHLYEGEINGKFDVITEHYVKQFQRKYLLNVTGRVNKETLQKITELEREFYLAPLSSLEETTVDMGYHSEDVKKIQMALHYFGYYQGEFDGIYGPLTKQAAELFQTEHDIPVKTELDKQFVEHMQSIEERNKAVVHTVKKIPDQNQVKHNVATSDIVSLAKSYLGTPYVWGGESPSGFDCSGYLQYVFKQKGYQIPRTVSDIWNATVPVNQPSVGDLVFFETYKPGPSHAGIYLGNGEFIHAGTSGVTVSHMSTSYWETRYLGAKRVVQ, encoded by the coding sequence ATGAGTGGTATTGGCAAACACCCTGTGATTTTTGGGACCCTCGCTACTAGCTTAGCATTCTCCCAACCGTTTTCTGTTTATTTAGAGATAGACATTAAACAGCAGAACGAAAAATTAAAAAACGCAGGAACGTTGTCTTACGGTACACATAACGAAGCTGTTAACATACTGCAGCGCAAATTAAAAAAACTTCATTTATATGAGGGTGAGATTAACGGGAAATTTGATGTCATCACCGAGCATTATGTAAAACAGTTCCAACGAAAATATTTACTTAATGTAACGGGACGTGTGAATAAAGAAACTTTGCAAAAAATTACTGAGTTAGAACGGGAATTTTATTTAGCTCCCCTCTCTTCATTAGAAGAAACAACAGTCGATATGGGATATCATAGCGAAGATGTAAAAAAAATTCAGATGGCCTTACACTACTTTGGATACTATCAAGGAGAGTTTGATGGTATATATGGTCCATTGACAAAGCAAGCTGCTGAACTATTCCAAACAGAACATGACATTCCCGTTAAAACTGAACTTGATAAACAATTTGTTGAACATATGCAATCGATTGAGGAGAGAAATAAAGCCGTTGTTCATACCGTTAAGAAGATTCCCGATCAAAATCAAGTGAAACATAACGTAGCCACAAGTGATATCGTGTCTCTTGCGAAATCTTACTTAGGTACGCCTTACGTTTGGGGGGGCGAATCTCCGAGTGGCTTTGATTGTAGTGGATATCTACAATACGTATTTAAACAAAAGGGCTACCAAATCCCACGAACAGTATCAGATATATGGAACGCCACCGTTCCTGTAAACCAACCTAGTGTTGGAGATCTAGTCTTTTTTGAAACATATAAACCAGGACCATCCCATGCCGGCATTTACTTAGGTAACGGAGAATTTATTCATGCTGGCACAAGTGGTGTTACTGTCAGTCATATGAGTACCTCTTATTGGGAAACTAGATACTTAGGTGCAAAACGTGTTGTGCAGTAA
- a CDS encoding thymidylate synthase encodes MEQYLQLCRDILQNGSEKMDRTGTGTKGVFGRQMRFNLQEGFPLVTTKRVPFRLIVSELIWFLRGDSNIRFLLQHNNNIWNEWAFKKWVESEDYNGPDMTNFGLRAQQDEEFRELYEEQMRIFKQRVLEDDEFATVYGELGDVYGKQWRAWKTSAGETIDQLKDVIHTIKTNPHSRRLIVSAWNPEDIPSMALPPCHTMFQFYVADGKLSCQLYQRSGDVFLGVPFNIASYALLTHLVAYECGLEVGEFVHTFGDVHIYSNHMEQVHEQLTRSPKPLPSIRIHSHIDSIFQISVEDIILEGYDPHPAIKAPVAV; translated from the coding sequence ATGGAGCAATATTTACAGCTATGTCGTGACATTTTACAAAATGGGTCCGAAAAGATGGACCGTACAGGAACAGGTACAAAGGGTGTTTTTGGTCGTCAAATGCGCTTTAATTTACAGGAAGGTTTTCCTCTTGTAACAACGAAAAGAGTTCCGTTCCGTTTAATTGTAAGTGAACTAATATGGTTTTTACGGGGCGATAGCAATATTAGATTTTTGTTACAACATAATAATAATATTTGGAATGAATGGGCATTTAAAAAATGGGTCGAAAGTGAAGACTATAACGGTCCAGATATGACAAACTTTGGCCTGCGTGCACAGCAGGATGAAGAATTTCGTGAATTGTATGAAGAACAGATGCGCATTTTTAAACAGCGTGTACTAGAAGATGATGAATTTGCTACAGTGTATGGGGAATTAGGGGATGTATACGGGAAGCAGTGGAGAGCGTGGAAAACTTCTGCCGGTGAAACCATTGATCAATTAAAAGATGTAATTCATACGATTAAAACCAATCCACATTCACGAAGATTAATTGTTTCTGCTTGGAATCCTGAAGATATTCCGTCAATGGCATTACCACCTTGTCATACGATGTTTCAGTTCTATGTAGCAGACGGCAAATTGTCTTGTCAGCTTTATCAGCGTAGTGGCGATGTTTTCTTAGGGGTACCATTTAATATTGCTAGCTATGCCCTGTTAACACACCTTGTTGCTTATGAATGTGGATTGGAAGTAGGGGAGTTTGTGCATACGTTTGGTGATGTTCATATTTATTCTAATCATATGGAACAAGTTCATGAGCAATTAACTCGAAGTCCGAAACCATTACCGTCGATTCGGATTCATTCACATATCGACTCTATTTTCCAAATTTCCGTAGAAGACATTATATTAGAAGGATATGACCCTCATCCTGCAATTAAAGCACCAGTTGCAGTGTAA
- a CDS encoding dihydrofolate reductase — MISLIVAVDDENGIGKDGQLPWHLPNDLKYFKEKTVNHPIVMGRKTYESIGRPLPKRENIILTRNKDFKAEGCKVIHNWEAVHQLSEQHPEEEVFVIGGYHLFKDAIRFADKLYLTKIEGNFQADTFFPDVDLSQWKLISKEKGTKDEKNPYNYYFCEYVKS; from the coding sequence ATGATTTCGTTAATCGTTGCAGTAGATGATGAAAACGGCATTGGGAAGGATGGACAATTGCCATGGCATTTGCCAAATGATTTAAAGTATTTTAAAGAGAAAACAGTCAACCACCCGATTGTGATGGGACGTAAAACATACGAATCGATTGGACGACCTCTCCCGAAACGGGAAAATATTATCCTTACCCGTAATAAGGACTTTAAAGCGGAAGGGTGCAAAGTGATTCATAATTGGGAGGCAGTTCATCAATTAAGTGAACAACACCCAGAAGAGGAAGTATTCGTCATTGGCGGCTATCATTTGTTTAAAGATGCAATTCGCTTTGCTGATAAATTGTATTTAACAAAAATCGAAGGTAATTTTCAAGCTGATACGTTCTTTCCTGACGTTGACCTATCACAATGGAAATTAATTTCAAAAGAAAAGGGAACGAAAGATGAGAAAAACCCTTACAATTATTATTTCTGTGAATATGTAAAGTCATAA
- the tatA gene encoding twin-arginine translocase TatA/TatE family subunit, translated as MNIGIPGLILIFILALIIFGPKKLPELGRAAGQTLKEFKKSTKELTNDVSDDEKETKRISNQKD; from the coding sequence GTGAACATAGGGATACCAGGTTTAATTCTAATTTTCATATTAGCTTTAATCATTTTCGGTCCAAAAAAGCTACCAGAGCTAGGACGTGCTGCTGGGCAAACGTTAAAGGAATTTAAGAAATCAACAAAAGAGTTAACAAATGACGTATCAGACGATGAAAAAGAAACAAAACGTATTTCTAATCAAAAAGACTAA
- the tatA gene encoding twin-arginine translocase TatA/TatE family subunit, with translation MLSNIGVPGLILILVIALIVFGPSKLPEIGKAVGSSLREFKKAASGVMSDEKDDAHKVEASDPNKK, from the coding sequence ATGTTATCCAACATTGGAGTGCCGGGATTAATTTTAATCCTTGTAATTGCTTTAATTGTGTTTGGTCCATCAAAGTTACCAGAAATCGGAAAGGCAGTAGGCTCATCGTTAAGAGAGTTTAAGAAGGCAGCTAGCGGTGTCATGTCTGACGAAAAGGATGACGCACACAAAGTCGAGGCATCAGATCCAAATAAAAAATAA
- the tatC gene encoding twin-arginine translocase subunit TatC, which produces MSQEQLLNDQEMEVTEHLGELRKRLIWSFLFFITFFVIGFIYVKQIYQYFTRNLTFDLVIISPGEALWIYLMIASIFAFTLTIPVICFQVWLFIKPALTPKERKITIAYIPAVFLLFVGGLCFGYFIIQEMVFNFLLSLSEGMFETMFTAGRYFRFLLQITLPFAFFFEIPIVSMFLTSLGFITPTKMKKVRKYAYFVLVIIGTMLSPPDFFLQLFVAAPLIVLYEVAIFTSEIAYRKKLRLEEEQITVE; this is translated from the coding sequence ATGTCGCAGGAACAACTTCTAAATGATCAAGAAATGGAAGTAACAGAACACTTAGGAGAGTTACGGAAGCGTCTTATTTGGTCATTTTTATTTTTTATTACATTTTTTGTGATCGGTTTTATTTATGTAAAACAAATTTATCAATATTTTACCCGGAATCTTACATTCGACCTGGTAATCATAAGCCCTGGTGAAGCCCTTTGGATTTATTTAATGATTGCCAGCATATTTGCGTTTACATTGACCATACCTGTTATTTGTTTTCAAGTTTGGTTATTTATTAAACCGGCCTTGACGCCGAAGGAACGGAAAATTACCATTGCCTACATACCGGCGGTATTTCTATTGTTTGTCGGAGGACTGTGCTTCGGTTATTTTATTATTCAAGAGATGGTGTTCAACTTTCTTCTGTCTTTGAGTGAAGGAATGTTCGAAACGATGTTTACGGCGGGGAGATACTTCCGTTTTCTTTTACAAATTACACTGCCATTTGCATTTTTTTTTGAAATTCCGATTGTGTCTATGTTTTTAACGAGCTTAGGATTTATTACACCTACTAAAATGAAGAAAGTCCGAAAATATGCTTATTTCGTTTTGGTCATTATCGGTACGATGCTATCACCACCTGATTTCTTTTTACAACTATTTGTGGCAGCTCCATTAATCGTATTGTATGAAGTCGCCATCTTTACATCTGAAATTGCATATCGGAAAAAGTTAAGGTTAGAAGAGGAGCAAATAACAGTGGAGTAA
- a CDS encoding YozE family protein: MRSFYHFMMRYRGSHKNSEERRLADWMFEDHDFPKQSSSYDEVSRYFEWNSPFSGALRVFDHLWDVYEREEKE; encoded by the coding sequence GTGCGTTCATTTTATCACTTTATGATGAGATATCGTGGTTCACATAAAAATTCAGAAGAAAGACGATTGGCAGACTGGATGTTTGAGGACCATGATTTTCCGAAGCAGTCAAGCTCATATGACGAGGTTAGTCGTTATTTTGAATGGAATTCACCATTTAGTGGTGCATTGCGAGTCTTCGACCACCTTTGGGATGTTTATGAGAGAGAGGAAAAAGAATAA
- a CDS encoding YjcZ family sporulation protein translates to MSHTYNQGFVLLVVLFILLIIVGSAYVY, encoded by the coding sequence ATGTCACACACTTATAACCAAGGTTTTGTATTACTTGTCGTGCTGTTCATTTTGTTAATCATTGTTGGAAGTGCTTACGTTTACTAA
- a CDS encoding YolD-like family protein gives MHKDRGTIKWTSLMLPEHVEKLKHMWADEYDVNQPPLLDEQQLEDMNRICAQAYHNKTIVQVTAFDQHETKHFTGTITRINEQRQTFTITTPKENVMIPFSSIIHIE, from the coding sequence ATGCATAAAGACCGAGGAACGATAAAATGGACTTCCCTCATGTTGCCAGAACATGTTGAGAAACTAAAACATATGTGGGCAGACGAATATGATGTAAATCAACCGCCGTTACTTGATGAGCAGCAGCTTGAAGATATGAATCGAATTTGCGCACAAGCATATCACAACAAAACGATCGTCCAAGTCACTGCATTTGACCAACACGAAACGAAACACTTTACCGGAACCATTACAAGGATAAATGAGCAACGGCAAACTTTCACAATCACTACTCCTAAAGAAAACGTAATGATTCCCTTTTCGAGTATCATTCACATAGAATAA
- a CDS encoding WYL domain-containing protein, producing the protein MLSKNHAGTEPFVEMIYCNKQGEWSKRKVKIIGENNQKWYGYCYLRKGYRTFYKEQVLAMFPVRTKSFP; encoded by the coding sequence ATGCTTTCAAAAAATCATGCCGGGACAGAACCATTTGTCGAAATGATTTATTGTAACAAGCAAGGGGAATGGTCCAAACGTAAGGTGAAGATCATTGGCGAAAATAATCAAAAGTGGTATGGGTATTGTTATTTGCGTAAAGGATATCGCACATTTTATAAGGAACAAGTGTTGGCGATGTTTCCAGTTAGAACGAAATCATTTCCATAA
- a CDS encoding DUF2584 family protein yields the protein MSIPLTVEWRIITRGREQRVNQEDNTFEIVFDGYKLFPLDEPIDIMRHEDSDQIGTAKVKKLAMAEQKTVCTYQLVSLYSVN from the coding sequence ATGTCAATACCATTAACGGTAGAATGGCGTATTATTACGAGGGGAAGAGAGCAACGGGTGAATCAGGAAGATAATACGTTTGAAATTGTTTTTGATGGCTATAAACTGTTTCCGTTAGATGAACCTATTGATATCATGCGACACGAAGATTCAGACCAAATAGGAACAGCCAAAGTAAAGAAATTAGCGATGGCTGAACAAAAGACGGTTTGTACGTACCAACTTGTTTCGTTATATAGCGTAAACTAA
- a CDS encoding uracil-DNA glycosylase — MQLPNDWHEILKGEFQKSYFQTLKSTLEKEYRNTTVYPKEEEVFQAFHYTAYHATKVVLLGQDPYHGLNQAHGLSFSVRKGEKIPPSLRNIYRELHEDINCPIPNHGCLVDWAKRGVLLLNTVLTVRAHEANSHQKIGWDLFTNEVIRLLNERDKPVVFILWGRQAQQKKGMIHNHHHLIIEAPHPSPLSARRGFFGSRPFSKTNNYLQSIGEPTIDWEIS, encoded by the coding sequence ATGCAATTACCAAATGATTGGCATGAAATATTGAAAGGTGAATTTCAAAAGTCTTATTTTCAAACGTTAAAATCAACATTAGAAAAAGAATACCGCAATACTACAGTATATCCAAAGGAAGAAGAAGTGTTTCAAGCTTTTCATTATACGGCTTATCACGCTACAAAAGTAGTCTTATTAGGCCAAGATCCCTATCACGGGTTGAATCAGGCACATGGATTAAGTTTCTCTGTAAGAAAGGGGGAGAAAATTCCTCCTTCATTACGTAATATATATCGGGAGTTACATGAGGACATAAACTGTCCAATCCCGAATCATGGATGTTTAGTAGATTGGGCGAAAAGAGGGGTATTATTATTAAATACTGTATTAACAGTAAGGGCTCATGAAGCGAATTCACACCAAAAAATAGGGTGGGATTTATTTACGAACGAAGTGATTCGTTTGTTAAATGAGCGAGATAAGCCAGTCGTTTTTATCTTATGGGGGAGGCAAGCCCAACAAAAGAAAGGGATGATTCACAATCATCACCATTTGATTATTGAGGCACCTCATCCAAGTCCGTTGTCTGCCCGACGAGGCTTTTTCGGTAGTCGTCCGTTCTCTAAAACAAATAATTATTTGCAATCAATAGGGGAACCAACGATAGATTGGGAAATTTCGTGA
- a CDS encoding YqfQ family protein, with protein MPPSRMRNSPFPMGNHRQAPMRPPRGHSPHNPFQFQPMHQRRPIGPKQGGGLLQQLMQRFSSQGGMNHPGAGGHMGPGMYGPGGIDGIMKNAQQAINLAQQTIPMIQQYGPMVKNLPTMVKMWKMLNDTTEESVEESENFSKEIDDESSFKDSVESSYDLEQFLLDEDYEIKTKRKQREGISKPKLYV; from the coding sequence TTGCCCCCAAGTCGAATGAGAAACAGTCCATTTCCTATGGGAAATCATCGGCAAGCCCCAATGCGGCCACCGAGAGGACATTCACCGCACAACCCATTTCAGTTCCAGCCTATGCATCAACGTCGCCCAATCGGACCGAAGCAAGGTGGAGGGTTACTTCAACAACTGATGCAACGGTTTTCAAGTCAAGGTGGTATGAATCATCCAGGTGCTGGTGGACACATGGGGCCGGGTATGTACGGTCCAGGTGGAATTGATGGAATTATGAAAAATGCCCAACAGGCGATTAATTTGGCCCAACAAACGATTCCGATGATTCAACAGTATGGTCCGATGGTAAAAAATTTACCGACTATGGTGAAAATGTGGAAAATGTTAAATGATACAACTGAAGAATCGGTGGAAGAGAGTGAAAATTTTTCAAAAGAAATAGATGATGAAAGTAGTTTCAAAGATAGTGTAGAAAGTTCATATGATTTAGAACAGTTTTTACTAGACGAAGATTACGAAATAAAAACAAAAAGAAAGCAACGGGAAGGAATATCGAAACCGAAATTATATGTATAA
- the msrB gene encoding peptide-methionine (R)-S-oxide reductase MsrB, giving the protein MANETYATATFAGGCFWCLVEPFETRPGIKRVVSGYTGGRTKNPTYEEVITQDTGHYEAVQITYDPNVFSYDELLAIYWRLIDPTDPGGQFHDRGPSYETAIFYYDDEQKQKAEESKEQLEKSGKFSKPIVTKILPASTFYPAEEYHQQYYQKQPLHYKMYKKGSGREAFIEQHWNTEDEKEKLKDKLSPMQYNVTQENGTEPPFQNEFWNHEEEGIYVDIVSGEPLFSSRDKYDAGCGWPSFTKPIQLEQIVEKFDDSYGMRRTEVRSSVADSHLGHVFEDGPVEHGGLRYCINSAALKFIPKDEMAEKGYEKYLVLFQ; this is encoded by the coding sequence ATGGCAAATGAAACTTATGCAACAGCAACCTTTGCGGGAGGCTGTTTTTGGTGTTTAGTTGAGCCTTTTGAAACTCGTCCAGGAATTAAAAGAGTGGTGTCAGGTTACACAGGCGGCCGTACAAAGAATCCAACCTACGAGGAAGTTATAACACAAGATACAGGTCATTATGAAGCTGTGCAAATTACGTACGACCCGAATGTCTTTTCATATGATGAGTTACTTGCTATATATTGGCGCCTCATAGATCCAACTGATCCAGGTGGGCAGTTTCACGATCGGGGCCCGTCATATGAAACGGCTATTTTTTATTATGATGATGAACAAAAACAAAAAGCTGAGGAATCAAAAGAGCAGTTAGAGAAAAGCGGAAAGTTTTCGAAACCAATTGTAACGAAAATATTGCCAGCGTCTACGTTTTACCCAGCAGAAGAATATCACCAACAATATTACCAAAAACAGCCTTTACACTATAAAATGTATAAAAAAGGATCAGGTCGTGAAGCGTTTATTGAACAACATTGGAACACGGAAGATGAAAAAGAAAAACTAAAAGACAAATTATCACCGATGCAATATAACGTAACCCAGGAGAATGGCACTGAGCCTCCATTTCAAAACGAGTTTTGGAATCATGAGGAAGAGGGGATTTACGTAGATATTGTATCGGGTGAACCTCTGTTTTCATCTCGGGATAAATATGACGCTGGGTGCGGGTGGCCAAGCTTCACAAAACCAATACAACTTGAACAAATCGTTGAAAAGTTTGATGATTCGTATGGAATGCGTCGCACAGAAGTTCGCAGCTCTGTAGCGGATAGTCATTTAGGTCATGTGTTTGAGGACGGTCCTGTAGAACATGGAGGACTGCGCTATTGTATTAACTCTGCAGCTTTAAAGTTTATTCCAAAAGATGAAATGGCGGAGAAAGGATATGAAAAATACTTAGTACTATTTCAATAA
- a CDS encoding GNAT family N-acetyltransferase gives MYKEFYVFDKQNKKPKKALIRNYTINDFPALIQVQKEAFPPPFPSDLWWNEDQLNNHVKQFSDGALCIEIDGQIVGSMTGLMVEFDMHHLEHTWEEITDNGYIRNHNPNGNTLYVVDICISPRFRSLGLGKHLMQSMYEVVVHLRLERLLGGGRMPNYHKYVNSLNASQYVEEVVAGNIYDQVITFLLKCGRTPVAPVPNYLEDEESCHYGLLMEWKNPFS, from the coding sequence ATGTACAAGGAATTTTATGTGTTTGATAAACAAAACAAAAAACCTAAAAAGGCGCTCATTCGCAATTATACAATCAATGATTTTCCAGCACTCATCCAAGTGCAGAAAGAGGCTTTTCCCCCACCATTTCCATCTGATTTATGGTGGAATGAAGATCAATTAAACAACCATGTGAAACAATTCTCTGATGGTGCTCTATGTATAGAGATTGATGGACAAATCGTCGGATCTATGACGGGACTTATGGTTGAATTTGATATGCATCATTTGGAACATACATGGGAAGAAATCACCGACAATGGTTACATACGAAATCATAATCCTAATGGAAACACGTTATATGTTGTAGACATTTGTATATCTCCACGATTTCGTTCATTAGGATTGGGGAAACACTTAATGCAATCTATGTATGAAGTTGTTGTTCATCTTCGACTAGAGCGCTTACTTGGTGGTGGACGAATGCCGAATTACCACAAATATGTAAATTCACTCAATGCATCACAGTACGTTGAAGAAGTTGTCGCAGGGAACATTTATGACCAAGTCATCACTTTTTTACTTAAATGCGGACGTACACCAGTCGCACCAGTTCCGAATTATTTAGAGGACGAGGAATCTTGTCACTATGGATTATTAATGGAATGGAAAAACCCTTTTTCATAA
- a CDS encoding AbrB family transcriptional regulator produces MSSYIFRLCVSLLLGLIGGGIFYVLSFPLPWILGPLFLLIIYKAFSGKTATSLRLRNVSFVLLGIQIGTTFTHNTLSIVTPYIIPYLLLALFLIVISLVSAYILLRKTTMDMATNMLGAVPGGLSAMIALSEEMDGNTVYVTISHTIRLLAVLFIVPFSAIHFFANHQPTTSGGYTISIEQGPLFTVLLYFLFFWIAKLCSMKVPASFVIIPMLCTAFFQMNDIPLFHLPAPFFIGSQIILGVYLGNTVSIEALRNVGKYGLLSTILAIMLIVLSFGLGYLFHVITSMDMATAMLSVAPGGLVEMALTAQDVGGDPSVVSSLQAIRLLLVVVVLPFALKIFIPKFQRKYRKKLRSNNVYDKN; encoded by the coding sequence GTGTCATCATATATATTTCGCTTGTGCGTGTCCTTACTGTTAGGACTTATCGGTGGGGGAATATTTTACGTTTTATCTTTTCCTTTACCGTGGATATTGGGCCCGCTTTTCCTTTTAATTATTTATAAAGCATTTTCCGGAAAAACAGCAACTTCTTTAAGGTTACGCAATGTTAGTTTTGTATTATTAGGTATTCAAATCGGAACAACGTTTACGCATAATACTTTATCTATTGTAACACCGTATATTATACCGTATTTGCTGTTGGCGTTATTTTTGATTGTCATCAGTCTTGTCAGCGCATATATTTTATTACGAAAAACAACCATGGATATGGCTACCAATATGTTAGGTGCAGTACCAGGCGGACTATCGGCAATGATTGCCCTCAGCGAAGAGATGGATGGAAACACAGTCTATGTAACAATTTCGCATACGATTCGTTTATTAGCAGTGTTATTTATCGTCCCATTTTCGGCCATTCATTTTTTTGCGAATCACCAACCAACAACTAGCGGAGGTTACACGATATCAATTGAGCAAGGCCCGTTGTTTACCGTTCTTCTATACTTTCTGTTCTTTTGGATCGCGAAGTTGTGCAGTATGAAGGTGCCAGCTAGTTTTGTTATTATTCCGATGCTATGCACGGCCTTTTTTCAAATGAATGATATCCCACTGTTTCATTTACCAGCGCCTTTTTTCATTGGTTCCCAAATTATTTTAGGAGTTTATTTAGGGAATACCGTATCAATTGAAGCGCTTCGTAATGTAGGAAAATACGGACTCCTTTCTACAATTCTGGCGATTATGTTGATTGTCTTGTCTTTTGGCTTAGGGTATTTGTTTCATGTTATAACATCCATGGACATGGCCACAGCGATGTTAAGTGTAGCACCAGGCGGTTTAGTCGAGATGGCGTTAACTGCTCAAGATGTGGGAGGGGACCCTTCCGTCGTAAGTTCATTACAAGCGATACGGTTATTACTGGTAGTCGTCGTATTACCTTTCGCTTTAAAGATTTTTATACCGAAATTTCAACGGAAATATAGAAAAAAGTTGAGGTCGAACAATGTTTACGATAAAAACTAG
- a CDS encoding DUF6501 family protein, with product MIHKTWNDAKTIKQIKCIHTNAKKYVVKNVLTEGKIYDVKNETEEFYFVIDNTGKMGGFLKDYFEEVN from the coding sequence ATGATACATAAGACGTGGAATGATGCAAAAACGATAAAACAAATTAAATGTATTCATACAAATGCAAAAAAATATGTTGTGAAAAATGTGCTAACAGAAGGCAAAATTTATGATGTGAAAAATGAAACAGAAGAATTTTATTTTGTCATTGATAATACGGGCAAAATGGGCGGGTTTTTAAAAGACTACTTTGAAGAAGTGAATTAA
- the sfsA gene encoding DNA/RNA nuclease SfsA, protein MFIPFQDQLYETVFIERVNRFILSCKLSSNGEVITVHLPDPGRLKELLVKGNIVYVSYHEVPHRKTKWTAQLVKKRDADRLVSLRSTLPNGLIEEALKQKKLPEFEPYSFVQREFTYGGSRWDFLLENNKAPYLLEVKSVTMEKDGKGYFPDAPTKRGTKHVKHLTKITREGIYKTGILFVCQRSDIDEVRVADWIDLQFAEALGQARETGVDVYARSCYISLEGITLNQPVPVQLT, encoded by the coding sequence TTGTTTATACCATTTCAAGATCAGTTATATGAGACAGTCTTTATAGAACGGGTTAATCGGTTTATTTTGTCTTGTAAATTATCCAGTAACGGAGAAGTCATTACTGTTCATTTACCAGATCCAGGACGATTAAAGGAACTACTTGTCAAGGGGAATATTGTGTATGTGTCTTACCATGAAGTCCCCCATCGAAAAACGAAATGGACAGCCCAACTAGTTAAGAAACGGGATGCTGATAGACTTGTCTCACTCCGGTCTACATTACCAAATGGATTAATAGAAGAAGCGTTAAAACAAAAGAAATTACCTGAATTTGAACCATATTCTTTTGTTCAGCGGGAGTTTACCTATGGCGGCTCAAGGTGGGATTTTCTGTTAGAAAACAATAAAGCGCCATATTTGTTAGAGGTAAAAAGTGTTACAATGGAAAAGGATGGGAAAGGTTACTTCCCTGACGCCCCAACGAAAAGGGGTACAAAACATGTCAAACATCTAACGAAAATTACTCGAGAAGGGATATATAAGACAGGCATATTGTTTGTATGTCAACGAAGTGACATTGATGAAGTACGTGTAGCTGATTGGATTGATTTACAATTTGCAGAAGCACTAGGGCAGGCTAGGGAAACAGGTGTCGATGTATATGCCCGTAGTTGTTATATATCACTAGAAGGAATTACGTTGAATCAACCTGTACCTGTCCAATTAACTTAA